The Fructilactobacillus myrtifloralis genome segment TTTACAGTCAAAGGAGTAATTTTATGCAAACAGTTAAAATTGGAAAATCAGATGTCACTACTACCCCACTGGGCTTAGGTACCAACGCGGTCGGTGGTCACAACCTCTTCCCGCATCTACATGATGAAACCGGAATTAAAATCGTTAAAACCGCCCTCGACAATGGGATTTCCTTGTTGGATACAGCCTATGCCTATGGACTCGGCCGTTCTGAAGAATTAATTGGCCAAGCCATTAAAGACTACGACCGGAGCAAGATTCAAATTGCCACTAAGGGTGGGCAAAAGGTAACGGATCAGGGTGACATGGTGATCGACGACTCTCCAGCGCACCTAAAACAAGCTGTTGAAGAAAGTTTGCAACGGCTTCAAACTGATTACCTAGACATCTTCTACATTCACTTCCCAGATGGTAAGACGCCGTTGTACGAAGCGGTTGCTGCCCTGCAAGAACTGAAGGAAGCTGGCAAGATTAAGGCCATCGGAGTTTCCAACCTCTCCATGGATCAACTTAGAGAAGCCAACCGCGATGGTTACGTGGACGTTGACGAAGAACAATATAATCCGTTTGCTCGCGATGCTGAACAGGAACGGTTTGGTTACTTACAAGCAAACCACATCTCCTTCGTACCGTTCTTCCCACTGGCTTCTGGTTTATTAACCGGTAAGTACAGTGAAAAGACTACCTTCGCAAAAGACGACATTCGCCACGACGATCCTAACTTCCAAGAACCGCGGTTCTCGCAAATTATCAAAGCAGTTGATAGTTTGAAACCAATGGCCAAGGATCACGATGCGACCGTTGCAGAACTAGTGTTAGCTTGGTACATTAAGAATCCCAACATCTCCGTTGTGATTCCTGGTGCTAAGCACCCTGACCAAGTGTTGAACAATGCCAAGGCGCTTCAGATTAACCTAACTGACGAAGAGTACGAAGCAATTGATTCAAACTTACGGTAATACCACGATTTAGTTAACCAAAACCCCAGTTGTTAAAGGAGCACCTTTAACTGCTGGGGTTTTTAGTCTGGTTTACCTCCCCAACCTGTATAAGTGGTAGCACATTCAGCTGTGGGATTGTTATGATGGTGGTATCAAAAGTCATTGGCATAACGTTCATCAGTTTGCGACAAACTTTGTTTTTGTGGTAAATTACCGGTATGACAGAAAAGTGAGGTTATTATATGAATCCAGAATTAATGTTTAAACTCCAAACGTATCTCCAAAAATGGACCACGATTCGCCACCAGATTCAGCGGCGCAAATGGTTATTACTAGCTCCCGCGCTCATCCTGCTAATCTTAGGACTTGGCCTAGCGATTTACTTCAACGCCTTCAGTAGCTTCTTTATTTTGCTCCTCGGCTTGTTTAGTGGCTTAATCGTTGGCTTCCTCTCCATTTTTAACTACGCCTTTCGTGATGTCCGGGTCCTGCTCAAATTATTACAAGGCGCCGGGAACGTAATTAATGATGCCAATCCGCAAATGAGCCAATTAACCACTGCCTTTCCGAGAGTTCAAAAGGCCCGCAAAATTATCAACATCGTGGTCGCAATCATCGTTGTTGTCATCGTTCTCTTGTTGGTCTTTAAGGCTACACCGTTAAGTTGGTTAACCTTTCTGCTCGGTTTCATTAGTGGCAATCTCTTCGCCATTTTGACGGTTGGAATTACCAAACTAAATTTAGGGAACGTGAACCCGATGATGTTTAACCGTTAAGAACAGATAATGAGAGTAAACTAAAAGTGGCGCACAAAATATGATTTTGTGCGCCACTTTTTTTATTTTGTTTTTGTCAGCTGGTGTAACCCAGCCTTGCTTAACTGTCATCCACTAGCAGTTATTTTTTACTGTGCTAATTCGTGCTTTGCTTTTTTAATTAATCCAATGGCATCATCAAAGTCAGCAAGGCCTACTTTACACTTTGCTCCATCCCGCTCTACGGCATGCGAACTCGCATAAACCACTACGTTTAATAAATCTCCACCAGCAAATCCTTCCGTGTGCTCTAAAATTTGATCTAAATCAGCTGGCGTAAGGTCGACTGGCAATTTAGCTGGGATTAACTTTGCTAAGATTTTGCCCCGGGCTGCTTTTGCGGGTAGCGGAAATTCAATGTTTCCAATAATTCTCCGTAAAAAGGCTGGATCATAGTTTTTCCCAAAGTTAGTGGTAAAGATTGCAATTCCGGAAAAATTATCCAACTCTAACAACATGACTGACTTCGTCAAGTTCACTGCCTGATCCGTGCTTTTCGTGACACTATCGAGCCGCCGACCCAAGATGGAATCCGCTTCATCAAAGATTAAGACAGCATCTTGATCCTTGGCTTCTTTAAACAATAACTTGATATTTTTCGGCGTTTCCCCCACGTATTTGGATTCAATCTCAGCATAGTTAACCTTGATGATCTGCTTACCCAGTGCTTTGGCAATCGCTTCCGCCGCAAAACTCTTCCCGGTCCCAGGTAATCCATACAGGTTAATGACAGTTCTTCCGCCTGTTGAATCAATTTCGCGTAACCCAAATTGATTATAGAGTAAATCATAATTTTCAATCTTGGAAAGCAAACTCTTGATTTGCGTGGCAACCTCGTCGGCAACAATTAAATTTTGCAAATCACGCTGGGGCTTTTCCACTGGAAAAACTAACTTAGGTGTGTTTGCTTGTGGCTTGATTTTTAACGGACTAACTTTTCGTTCTCCCGATCGATCAACTTTAGCCATTTTCCCCTCCCATCTATAACTCGTTATCTAACGTCTCTTGCTGTTCTTCAATCCATTGATTTTCTAATTGATCAACATACGTATCAATGGCAGCGTGGAGAAAATCAGGTAAATCTGGATCAATTTTAGCAAATTTCTTTTTAAACTTAGGATCATTGGCGTACATTTCGTTTAAGCCACTCAGCAACTCAATGCTCGGCTCATAAAAATTAAGCAGAAATTGATGCCATCTTACCATGATTTGTTGTACTTCTTCACTATCCGGCGCCTGATCCTTAAGTTGAGCAAGGTCAACAAAAATTGCATCGCCCTCTTTTAAAATGGCGGCCTTTTCTGCCTCACTATAGTCATTCCAATGTTGCTTGGTTTGCTTAATCTCCTGATCACCATATTGCTCACTCAGGCGTCGTTCAAATTTAGCCTGCTTGTGTTTGTTTTTCTTTCCCATCGCTATTCACCTCCAAATTATAATAATATCAATCTTTTACCAAACATCATGTGAGATTCTACGAGAACACTTGCCACCATCATATATTAGGAATAATCCAGTTGTCAATCTACTGCTGTCTGCTACTAAACTAATTCCCTTTCATCGCAAGGTTTAGCTTCACCTAATCGCGTAAATAATGATGTTGCTCGTGTTTAACCACGTGCTCACTGTGCTGGTAGGCCATCTCCACGATCGTCAAAATATGCGGATCATTCAAACTATACAGCATCCGTTTCCCCGTTCGTTGAGCGCTTACCAATTGATGTTTTTTTAGCAGCGCTAGTTGATGCGAGACGTTTGACTGCGATAACTGGAGCTTGGTAACGATTGTAGAAACATCGACCGGATTATTCTCCAGCAACAGTAAAATTCGTAACCGCTCGGGGTTGACGAGCAGTTTGAAAATCTGACTGGTTTCCGTTAAATCAGATTGCTTTACCATGTTTTTCTCCTTTTCATTATCTGATTAGTTCCCAGACGTGGGCAAGAAACCCACTGTCATAGAGAACGTAAATCCCAATCACGAAGTACGTCACGCGTAACAACCACTCACCATCATTGTGCAAAAATCGGGTTACCACGGGAATCCGACCAAGTCGCCAGAGGAAAAGGACCACGATAACCGTCAAAAAGCCGAAGTAGCCGAGCGTTAGCAAAAAAACCGGCCAGGTTTGGCCCAATAACACTGGAATAAAAACGGACAAATTGCATCCTGCACAAACCACCAGGTAGGTTCCCAAAACGGTCAAAACCGGAGTACTTTTGCGGAATCGCGTTAGTTCAGCGTCATCATCCTCCGTACGAAAAGCGAGGTACAGCGGTAAAAATCCCAAGCCCCCGAGCACCCATTCTGGCAGCCAATGAGCAAGGGTTTGGCCTAGCCCATAACTGAGCACGAGCAGGAGCCACAACCCAAGCAAGTAGCCGAGTAAGACCTCCCCAAAGGAATATTTTTGTAAAAAAAACAGCAAGATCACAAAGAAATCGAGATTGACGGCCAGAAAGGTCAACGTCATTAACCACCAATTCATATTATCATCCTTTCATATGAAAATAATAACATATAAAGGTCTGACAACCAAAAAAGAGCTCCAACTGTGGAAAGCAGCTGGAGCTCTTTTTAACTATTTACTTAGGCTTTGGAACTGTGGTCAATCCACCGGGCCCATGCGTCCCCCACGACTTGAATGATTAAGACCATAATCACTACCAGAATCGTGGCCACGAGGGTAGTATCGTTGGCAAACCGGTTGTACCCGTACGAGATGGCCATGTTTCCGAGTCCACCAGCTCCGATGGCTCCGGCCATTGCCGTTAACCCGACTAAACTAATCAGTGTTACCGTCGATACCCGAATCAATTCCGGAAAGGCTTCGCTCAGGTAAACACCGGAAATGATGTCCCAGTTACTTGATCCCAGTGATTGGGCCGATTCAATGGTTCCCTGGTTCACACTCTGCAAGGCAACCTGCACTTGCCGAGCGTAGAACGGAAAGACCCCGACAGACAACGGAACGAGGGCAGCCGTCGTCCCAATTTGGGTTCCCACGATCTTTTGTGTTACTGGAGCAATGAAGGCCAGCAAGATAATGAAGGGAATCGCCCGGAATAGGGAAACCACTTTATCCACAACGTTAAAGATGATTTTGTTCGGTAAAATCCCATCTGAATCAAACAGCACGAGGGCAATCCCAAAGATTAATCCGGCAATCCCCCCAAAGATGGCTGACCAAAACGTCATGTATAACGTTTGTACGATGGAAGTCCACCACCCGGTTTCTCCTGTCCAACCCTGCTGCACTACATTCGGAAAGTTTGTAATAAACCACTCTTTCATTACTTTGCACCTCTCAATTCAGTTACTTGGACGTCTAATTGTTTCAGATAATCAAGGGCGGCGCTGACCTGGTCGTCCGCTCCATTCAGTTCCACAATCATGATGCCGACCGGTTGACTCCCAAATTCTTCGATGTCAGCGTACACGATACTAGCCGAAACTTGGTACTTCGCATACAGATCCACGATGATTGGTTGTGAAATTTCTTGAGAGTAGTAGACCAACTTCACTAAGTTCCGGGACGCGGTATCAATGTTCATGGACTGCAAAATGGCAAGGGCATCAAAGTCATTTCCAACAATCTTGCGGGTGACCGGATTAGTCGATTCCACAAAGACTTCAATCAAACTACCCCGTTCTACCACTTTTCCTTGGTCCATGATAACCACTTGGTCACAAATCCGCTTGATGGCATCCATTTCATGAGTAATCAGAATGACCGTTAACCCATACTTTTGGTTTAATTCTTTCAATAAATCTAAAATCTGGTTGGTGTTTTCCGGATCTAACGCGGAAGTTGCTTCGTCAGAGATCAGAATTTCTGGATCGTTGGCCAGGGCCCGGGCAATGGCGACCCGTTGTTGTTGCCCCCCGGAGAGTTGGGCGGGATAGTGTTTGGCGTAATCGGACAACCCGACATCAGCCAATAATTGTTGCGCCTTCGCTGCGATTTTCTTTTCCTTTAACCCACTGTGCTTTAGGGCAAAAGCCACGTTTTCCAATACCGTTTTTTGGTTCAACAGGTTATAGTGTTGGAAAATCATCCCAATTTTGCGCCGTTCCGTTCGGAGTTCGCGGGCACTAATCTCCGTGGTTCCGTGTTCGTCCTTTTTAAAGAACTGCTTACCGAGGACGGAAACTTCCCCACTCGTTGGTTGTTGCAATAAGTTAATCGTGCGAACTAACGTTGATTTTCCGGCTCCCGAGTACCCGGCGATCCCAAAGATCTGCCCGGCTGGAATGCTGAAGCTCACGTCGGAAACGGCGTGAATCGTTTGTTTATCCTGCTTAAAATCAACTGAAACATTTTTAAAGTTAACGCTGGTTTCCGTCATCGGAAAAATCCTCCTTATTCGTGGTGCGGTTGAAATAGTTGCAATTTGCCAATCCGTTGACAGGCTTCCCGTAACCGGGCGGGACTGGTTAGCAGGCCAATCCGGACGTAATGATCGCCTTCGGAGCCAAAGCCCTTCCCAGGTGCTACCGCCACCGCTGCTTGCTCTAACAACAAATCGGCGAACGATTCAGACGTATATCCCGAAGGAACCGGCATCCAGGAGAAAAATGAACCCCCTGCTGGCGTCGCTTTCCAGCCAATCTCAGCCGCGGCCGTTTCAAATGCGTGTCGGCGCGTGGTATATAACTGGGCTAAGGCAGTGACGGAATCCTGGGGTCCCGTTAGAGCCGCAATTGCCGCTTCCTGAACTGCCGGAAACACACTCACGAAGAGTTGGGCCTGCAGGTCATTGAGGGCAGCAATCAAATCTGGATTGCCGACGGCAAACCCAATCCGCCAGCCGGCCATGTTATAGGTCTTTGACAACGTCGAAAACTCAAGTCCCACGGTTTTGGCACCCGGAGTTTGTAAGAAACTCAGAGGCTGTTGGTGGTTCCCGAGGGCTCCGTAAGCAAAATCATGAATAATGCCAATCTGGTTTTGCTTGGCAAACTGCACGGTTTCTGCAAAGAAGTCCGCCGTCGCCACGGCTCCCGTTGGATTATTGGGATAATTTAAGTAGAGCAACTTGGCCAATTGCTTACTTTTTGTACTTATCTTATCATAATCCGGCAAAAAATGGTTACTAGCCCGAAGCGGAACCAGTTCCACCTCCACATCAGCCAGGTGCGTTCCGGATAAATAGTCGGGATAACCGGGATTTGGTAACAAGATCCGGTCGCCGGGATTTAAAACGGCGAGGGGCAGTTCAACCAGTCCGGTCTTTGAACCTCCCAAAATAGCAACTTCCGTCTCGGGATCCACGTCCACTTGGTAGTGGTCATGATAATAAGTCGCCACCGATTGTTTTAAGGCTGGGAGTCCTGCAAAGGGAGAGTACTGCTGATTTTCTGGCTTGGCAACGGCCGCTTGCATCGCTTTGACAATGTTAGTCGGCGTCGGCTGGTCGGGATTACCCTGCCCCAGATTAATCACATCCGCCCCCGTCGCAATTTTTTGGTTCACCTTCTGCACTAACGTGGCAAAAAAATGTTGGGGCAACCGTTGCACCGCCGCTGATTCTGTAAAATGCATGTCACTCCTCCCCTTTCACTTGAACTTGTCCGCTTTATTTAAGCTTTAAATTCCAGGCTGGAACTTGTAGCCCCTTGTAATTCTTTTGAATAACCCGTTCGGTTTCCTTCGTTTGAAAGGCCTTCACTACATTTTGTAAGTCCTTGTTATGCTTTTGTTCCTTATTAGCCGCAATCAGGTTGATCCATGGTTTCGATTGCTTGTTCAACGGTTCTTTGAAAATCGTCTTATCTGGACTTAAGTGGGCCGTTTGCGCGTAGTTAGTGTTGACAACTGCTGCTGCCGCATCATTTAACGTCCGTGCTGTTTGAGAAGCATCCACTTCTTTAATGTTTAGGTTCTTTGAGTTCGCCTTAATGTCCTTCACCGTCAACAGTTTGTGCGGATCCCCGCCCAGTTTAATTAACCCGGCTTCTTTCAGAACCTGGAGCGACCGACTTTCGTTTGTCGCGTCATTTGGAATTGCAATCGTAGCTCCATCTGGAATTTCTTTCACGTCCCGGTATTGCGTTGAATACAATCTGATGGGTGTAATCACCGTGTCTCCAATCGACACAATGTTCGAATGGTGTTGCTGGTTCCAATTCTTCAAGAAGGCATAGTGTTGGAAGGAGTTAATGTCAACGGCGTGTTGACTCAACGCAGTATTCGGTTGGGTGTAATCCGTAAAGTGGACAAATTTCAATTTGATCTTATATTTCTCGCGGGCCGTTTTAGCTACTGACTGCCAAATCTCATCATCCGCTTTGGACCCACTCATGAGACCGACCTTCACTTCCTTCTCATTTTGCGTAGTGGCTTGGGGAGCAAAACTGAACCAGCCAATCACTGCGATTACTAATAATACGATAATGCCGATAATCCACTTCGTTGTCTTTTTCATGCCATTTCACCTCATAATTTAGTATTAGTTACTTTTAAATAAACAAAAAAAGCATCCATCCTAACTAAAGGACGAATGCTTTCGTGGTACCACCTTAATTCACAAGTACAGTTCTGCTTGAACTAGCCTTGCCTCAAAAACTGCTCCAATTGACGCGTCTCGATTAGAACAATTTTGCTGAGATATCGGTCGCAACCCCGCCACTAGCTAACAATTGCTTGCTCACTAATGATTGATTCAGAACCCATCTTCTTTGCCTGCCTTTCATCCCTTTGCACCACCCAGAGACTCTCTTGGAAATTTCAGCAAATACTCAGTTCCTCAATTTCGTTTATTTAATTGGTTATTATACTAAGTGACCTCACCGTAAAAGTCAACCATCAAATTAACTTTTTCTTAAAAAAGGAGCCGGAGACCTCCGCCGAGGACTTCCTGGTGTTTCCAACCAGGATTTTTGGTAAGCTTAAGCTATGGATTTCGGCTTAAATTGATTGATAGGGATGACAACCATGCAACCGCAAACTGACCAACTACTCAATGCCTTTGATTACTATCAAGATGGCGCATTTTTTTCTGACCCTGAGCATCACATCGAACTGATTGGGCTAGGGCAAGCTAGCCGCTTACAAAACTTTACCCTACCAGAACTAGTGACCTGGCACCAACAGCAGAACCACCCCGTATTTGGGGGATTCCCGTTTGACCAGCAACTAACTGGAACCAGCCAATTGATGAACGGAACGATGCTCGCCCCAGCTTACGTCATCAACACCGTGACGGGAACCGAATGGGGCCGTCGCCCGAGCCCCAAACCGGCAGCGCCGGCTCGTCCCATTCACTTGCTCCGGCGAACGATTGAAACTGACTGGCAGGACCGGGTCGCGCCCGTCCTCCGTACCCTCCAAACTGATGCCCAGAAACAAAAGGTTGTGCTTGGCATGCAGGAACAATGGCAGCTAAGTGCGCCGTTACGGGCGAGCCAACTAATTCGCGCTCTGCTCCGCGATCAACCCCATACATATCACTTTTTTCTTAAACATCACGACGAACTCTTTCTATCAGCTACGCCGGAACGGCTCGTCCGCCTCCACCAGGGCAAGCTGGCGACGGCGGCCGTGGCCGGCTCTGTTCGCCGGGGAGCCACGGCCACCGAAGACAAGCACTTGGCAACCGCGTTACAGGCTGATTCGAAAAACCAAGCTGAACACCAGCTGGTCGTTACAGAAATTCAACGGCGCCTCCGGCCCTGGGCCCATTTGCAGCCAGTTGCAAGCCCGCAGATCCTTACGACTCCCCAAATTCAACATTTGTACACGCCAATTACAGGTTCCATTACCCAGCAAGCTTCCCTGTGGCAACTTGTCACTGCCCTTCATCCCACGCCCGCGCTCGGTGGAGTGCCTACCGCCTGGGCCCAAGTAACCATTCGGGCCACGGAACGGTGCCCACGGGGCCTCTTTGCGGCTCCGGTTGGTTACGCTCTTCCCAATGGGGACGGAGAATTTGTCATCGGGATTCGTTCCCTCTGGAGCCATGCCCAACGGGTAAACTTATTTGCCGGAGCTGGTATCCTTGCCGCGTCTACGTTGGCAGCTGAAGCTCGAGAAATTCAATTGAAAACCCGACCAATGCAACAGATTTTAAAGGAGCAAGTTGATGATTGACGTCATGACCAATAATTTAAAACACTTAATCAGCGCGTGCCAAGCGCAGGAGGTCACTGATTTTGTCTTGTCACCGGGTTCCAGAAATACGCCCTTAGCGTTGCTCCTAGCAGAGCGCCAGGTTCGTTTAACCGTGGCCGTTGATGAACGCTCGGCCGCTTTCTGCGCCCTAGGAATTGCCAAACGCAGTCATGCCCCCGTCGCTTTGATCGCCACCTCTGGAACTGCAACCGCTAACTACTGGCCCGCCATCGCGGAAGCGCAGAGTTTTCACGTTCCCTTAGTCGTCTTAACAACGGATCGCCCCCAGGAACTACAAGCCATTGGCGCCCCCCAAACCATTCCCCAACGCGGAATGTATACCACGAATGTCAAACAAGCCCTTGAAATTAACGTCCAGGATCCTGAACCAGACGTAACCGAATTTATTGACTACCAAGTCCAACAACTCGTTCACCAAAGTCAGCTTGCCCCCACCGGCCCCGTCCATCTAAACCTACCATTTCGCAAACCATTATTACCAACGCTGGGGACTGCTTGGCCTCAGGTGCAACCCCAGGAATTTGGTCACATTGTCGGGAGTTTAGCTTCCAACTCGCTAACCCGGTTAGTCCAACGGCTCCACGGGCGTAAGTTGCTCTTCTTCCTGGGACCAAATGATCATTATGACGATCCTTCCCTGCTGGACCGCTTGGCACAACAACTTCATGCGCCAATCATCGCCGACGTTTTAAGTTCACTCCGAGGAACCCTCGCGACCACTCCCACTCCGAACCTCCAGGAATTACCCCAGGAACTCTGGCCGGAGGTCGTTTTACGGTTTGGTGGGACCCCGGTTAACGCCACCCTCTTGCCGTGGTTAAAACAGCACCGCATTCCCGTCATCCAGATTGGGGCTAACTACTTGGGCAAGGATCACAGTCGGTGGGCCCACACGAGCTACAACCTGACAGCCGCTGATTTTTGTCGCCAACTCCTGACGACGACGCTTCATGGTAACCCCGCCTACCGAAGCCAATGGCACCAGGCCATCTCAACAAAGGTTAGATCCGACCCCACTGAATTGGATGGAGCAACTCTTCCCCAACTGTTAGCTACTGAGGCGCCGCTCCAACAACTATTCTTGGCTAATTCGTTAACCGTCCGCTATTTTGACCAGGCGTTTATGCCAAAAGCACCGGTCCGCGTCCAGGGGAATCGGGGTGCCAATGGAATTGATGGCACCATTTCCAGTGCAACCGGCATGGCTTTAAATCAGGTGCCAACCTGGTTGGTTACCGGTGATTTAGCGTTCTTCCATGACCTGAATGGCCTTCAGTTGGCCCGCACGACCCACGTTAACCTAACCATCATCGTGGTTAATAATGATGGAGGTGGCATTTTCTCACTGTTACCTCAAGCAACGGCCCCTCATTTTGAAACTCTCTTTGGCACGCCCCAGCATTTAAACCTAGCGGCCGCCGCGGAGCTCGTGGGTGCCGACTATCACCTAGTTACCACGCGAACAGATTTACAGGCGCTCGTCCGCGAGTCCTGGACGGGGCTTCGGCTACTGGAAATTCGCACCACCAGAACCCAGTTGCCACCGAGAAAGGATGATTAGGATGCAACGCTTCTTTACTTATGCTGGATATTCCTATCAAATTGACGTTCAGGGCGCGGGATCCCCCACATGGGTCTTTTTCCACGGCTTTTTAGGCACCGGGCAGGATTTTACCTCCATTCGTCCCCGCGGCACCAGTTACTCCATCACGTTGTACGGCTTTCGGCCAACCGATTCGGTCGTTCCAGCAACAGGGTTTATGGCAGACCGCCAGGTTGAGGCCCTTCAAACGCTCGTTGCCCAATTAAGCCGGGAACCCGTTAACATCGTTGGTTATTCAATGGGGGCCCGCTTAGCCCTCTGTTTCGCCCTTACCGCTCCCCAGCTAGTTCACCACCTCATCTTAGAGAGCGGGACCGCCGGCATTCAGGATTCGACTGCTCGCCGCCAGCGCCAACAATCCGATGCTCACCAAGCCGCACTGATTGAGCACCAGGGATTAGCAAGCTTTGTAACTAACTGGGAGCAGTTACCCCTGTTTCAGAGTCAGCGGGCCGTTTCCAAATCCCAGCAACACCACATGCATCAGATGCGGTGTGCCCACCAACCGGATAACATGGCGAACTCCCTCCGGTACTTTGGGACTGGTACCATGCCCAACCACTGGCCACATCTTTCGCAATTACAACCAGAAACGACTATCATTACTGGTGAATTAGATCAGAAATTTACCCGGCTCGGGCGGTCCCTTACGAACACGATTCCACGGGCAACGCAGCTAGTTTATCCAGCCACAGGTCATAACGTTCACTTTGAACGTCCTCGTGCCTACACGCAGGCCTTAAATCAGCTAGGGAAAGGTGACTCAGAATGAAAATTGACCAAATTAAATTACGCCCCTTAACGTTACAGCTCAAACGTCCTTTTAGCACCAATCACGGTCAAATGACGGAGCGACCGCTGATCCTAATTGAAATAAACATGACGAACGGAGTGACGGGCTATGGTGAAGTCCAGGCTTTGCCGGACGCAACCTACGCGCCCCAAACCCAAGCAGCGGCACAAGCTGAACTAGAGCAAGGATTACCTTTTTTAGTGAAACGGAGCTTTCAAACCCCCAAAGATTTACAGCGTCAATTAGCTAAGTTCACCTCGTTTGCCCGAGCGGGGGTAGAAATGGCAATTTGGGATGCTTATGGAAAACTCCTGCACGAACCGCTGGCCCAGCTCCTCGGGAATCCCGTGCAACTAGTTCCCGTTAGCGTGGCTCTCGGAATTCAAAAAAACTACCAGCAAACGATCCGGTTAGCTGACCAAGAACTCGCCGCTGGTTACCGGCGCTTAAAATTAAAGACTAAGGATCCTAAGACGACCCTAACGCTCGTGCATAAATTAGGGATTGCGTTCCCGCACCAATTAATTTCATTTGATGCGAACGCTGCGTTTGCGCCCTCTCCAACCACTACGGACTTGTTACAACAGCTAGATGCCGCCGGTCTTAGTCTGATTGAAGAACCACTCCATGATGCTAGTTGGTCAACCTATGCTAACCTCCAAGCTCAGTTACCACATCTAAAAATTAGCCTTGATGAGAGTATCAACACCCTTTCCGATATCCAAAGGGCCGTGCAAGCGCAAAGCGCTGCAGCCTATACCCTAAAACCCAGTAAATTAGGGGGGATTACCCAAACAATGGAAGCCATGCGTTATCTCTTAAACACCCCTTATCTCCCGTGGATTGGAGGCATGTTAGGTAGCGGGCTCGGGCGTTCCGTTGATCTAGCTTTGGCAGCGCAACTCCCCCAACCGATTTTTCCTGCTGACATTGCTGATAGTAATCACTACTTTGAACAAGAAATCATTAAGGAACCCCTTACCGTTAAAAATGGATACCTTCCCGTACCAACAGGCGCTGGGATTGGGGTAACCCTTGATTGGGAAGCCATTCAAGAATTACAAACCGGCGCCACGAGTACCTTTGCCTAACTTCGTTACCTGCTAAGCCAATCAAAATTAAATCAACACAAAAAAGACGCCTTCGAATTGCTTCGAAAGCGCCTTTTAGTTGGCGTGGCAACGTCCTATCCTCGCAGGGGGCGATCCCCCAACTACTTTTGGCGTGCTAAAGCTTAACTTCTGTGTTCGGCATGGGAACAGGTGTATCCTTTAGGCTATCGCCACCACACTTCTGAGTGAACTTCGTTCCCTCAAAACTAGCTAATATTATTTTCTGCTGAGTCACCATTGCTCTTCCTTGGTTAAGTCCTCGACTGATTAGTATTAGTCCGCTTCACATATCACTACGCTTCCACTTCTAACCTATCGACCTGATCATCTTTCAGGAGTCTTACTTCCATATAGGAATGGGAAATCTCATCT includes the following:
- a CDS encoding enolase C-terminal domain-like protein — its product is MKIDQIKLRPLTLQLKRPFSTNHGQMTERPLILIEINMTNGVTGYGEVQALPDATYAPQTQAAAQAELEQGLPFLVKRSFQTPKDLQRQLAKFTSFARAGVEMAIWDAYGKLLHEPLAQLLGNPVQLVPVSVALGIQKNYQQTIRLADQELAAGYRRLKLKTKDPKTTLTLVHKLGIAFPHQLISFDANAAFAPSPTTTDLLQQLDAAGLSLIEEPLHDASWSTYANLQAQLPHLKISLDESINTLSDIQRAVQAQSAAAYTLKPSKLGGITQTMEAMRYLLNTPYLPWIGGMLGSGLGRSVDLALAAQLPQPIFPADIADSNHYFEQEIIKEPLTVKNGYLPVPTGAGIGVTLDWEAIQELQTGATSTFA